The stretch of DNA TACTTCGCTCATTTATTATGATTGTTTCTGTCATAAAAGTTGCACTAGATGAGAATTACGCATAAGGCACCCATGCACTTTTGAAATCTGCTGTATATTCTTTAGTTATGTTTGCcgccattaaaatatataaataaatacatcaagatctacatttttgtttttttttatttaatattaatacattgaattaacaaaaatacagataaaaaaaattaacaggcATATGAAGTGACATTTCTTGAACATctgttttatcaattttgataGGAGGCAAGAGTAAAACGAAacgttatgtttatttacgtgCTCAAGTCAATCACACGCAAATCACAATAGTCATTACGCACAAAAGCTAAAAAATTCATAGTGTAATGATAACAAAGTTTTAAAGATGTTGTGGTATCTGCCATGGTcagaaagtattaaaaaaagagCCTGCAGATACTTACTTCAACGCTACTTGGGAAATTTTCTTGAAGAAAAACTAACTTTGGCTCAGCTGAGTGTCGATCTATACAATGGAACTGGTACCGTTTCAGACGTTAGCCTTGACTGTgaggtaattattttatttgttttaaaaattagaaacaatatcatcaaatcaaatattttagttgataattttatacacgaggtttatgtttttaaagatatatgtcCTTGCCAGCAAAAAGTGCGTATAAATTTTATGCAAAACAGCACGTGTTCTTTATAAAGTATAACAAAGAAGTCTACAATTTTAGTTCTGCGATTTTACTATATACTAACTCATATAATGCTACATCTCATACACTACAATTTATTTTGAGTTAATTATTCGTACATTAAATCAGAGCTATAATAAtaagcttataaatattttatttttatgtaaaaatacattgagtATTCAAAGTTAATTTATGAGTAATAATGTTATTCTAATATGTgcagaaataaattaactatgaGTAACTTTTTTCACTTAGTAATTTAGTTACATCAAATtctatattatcattacaatgAGGACTTTGTTTGGGAACTTTCATTatgaatagatattttttttatctacaaaTGGTATTGTTATTAGTAAATTAGTTGtattattagattaaaaaatttACTGTTGTGTATAGACAATATATTCTATTTGCTCTTGTAGTAGGGTTTGTTCAtatgacatataatataatatatagtgtagGTGTTGAAAGTAccaaaaaagtttataatatatataccattttattttacatggttattatgaaactattattataatttcaggcTCTTAATGAACTTGGAGACTCACAGAATTGGCCTATAGAGATAGTAGATGGGCATATGAAAGAGATCACTGTAACTGTCCCTTGGTCAACAATCCTCAAAGATGATTCTATTGTTGAAATCAATGGCCTCTCCCTCACTGTCCAACCAAAAGTACGAGCTGAACCAGGTATgttgacatttatttaatatgtaggaGTTGTGGCAAAACTATGctgtcaataattttaatgtagatATAAATCAGAGTCAAAAGATTAAAAATCTTAagcaatacttttttaaaaatataagtatatttcttATCATGAAATTAGATGGTCAATACAATCATGTTTATTCAAacacaattatttcaaaaatagtgTCATCAATGCTGGAATCCATGTGGTCATCAATGTCATCATCCATGCAGCTTGCCGCTGAATGTTTACAAGAGGATGCTGGCCCCCAAGAGTCTAATCCCGTTGAAGGAATTGAAATGTTTGCCCATGCCATAGATTCAagttagtatttataaaagattcAAAATACAGatgattaataacaataatatattataggtatttCAATGATAGGAGGACTACTAATTATCAAACCAAACAAGTTTTACATATCTCATATGATATACTGATAACTTAGGTACATTATGCACTTAAAATAGACCTTGCTtggtatacatttatttataacacccAACACTACTTCACTTAAATACTACAAAAGATAGATATCAATCAATGACATTTTGTCAATTCAAGGCCAAAATAGTTTGTTTATCTCAACTCCTGCCATTGAAATTGCAAaagatatgataaaaaaatataacctctgtatatattacatacagtaGGTcacctaatatttttataaaaaaggttttattgttaataaacatttatcatttgataactatatttttcagttttaaGCAGAGTGAAAGTCAAATttgttaatacaaaaataagaatTGAGCATGTTCCTAAAAATGGAGACAAAGGTATTGCTTtggaaatacatattaaaaagtaagtagATTGGAATATCACATTTGAAACAAgttaaaattcgaaatattaacaataataattaatattatttgcagCATTGATTACTTTGATGAAGCCGGAGCTGAGCCACTACCGGAAGAAACAGATCCagaaaaaactaaaacatatatagttgcaacatatacaaataaaaaaattaaattcaatggtgtaacattttatattgacGAGTTCCCTTCAAAATTGCGCACCATGGCACCTAGCCTTATAATGGAAAAATCAGCTTCTACACAAGCTGATAAGTCTGAAGGCACCTCTGCTGAGTCACCAGATTCAAACTACCAAAGCACTATGTCAGATGTCTTCTATGAAACTAGAAGCGTCATATCAACTATAGATTCTGACCctattaaagaaattattgagGAAAGACAGACTGATACTACCCGAGAAGCAACTCCAGAAGAAAAAGTATCACAACCCGATCCAGTGCTGTTTGCTAAGTTAACTGGACAACAAGAGTTAAGCCTGAAGTTAAAGCATTCTGAAGAAGTAGACGGACCAAAAGTAGAAGTTAGAATATTACTCGGATCATTTCTCTTATTTATAACTCCTAGACAGCTACATACACTAATAGAACTTGTAGATGCATTAAATCAACCACATCTAGAAGACACAAGGTAAGTAAATTAACACctatatttgtcaaaaatttagttttgtaacatatttaagGCTATTGAGGAAAAGTAAAGtgcacaaataatatatttaacttacaaCAGTTTTTGCTAGTTATTCTTGACACTTATGAAAAtagtaagtatttaaatttaaatgctgaACTAAAGCTCTGTTTGAATGTTGAGATTTCTATGTATAATTAGCCCAATGTAACCCACATTGGTGGACAAGTGACAGTGGTTGGGGTATCACGGTCGTATCCACAAGCCATCCCATAGCGCCCTTCGAAGGACCGGCAAGTGTGCCGCTTTTTTAGTTGGTATTCTGAAACTAGATTACCAGAGGGTCCCACATCGCCCCCCCCCTCAGGCGAgggaaataacaattaataaaagtaccacttatatagtaataatttttaacgGAGAGTATATTTACATCTTTTACAGCAACATACCAATACGTCCAAGTGTAAATATGCAATGTAAGCAAATGAAGCAAACCGATTTTCAAGTTATAGAAGCCCAGCTACTTGGTAATTTGGAGAAACAACATTCTAAACCTCAAGGCATGTATGGCTGGTCCGGACCAAGTTTTGGTATgtattttgaatgaaaatattacacaattcaTAAGAACTACAAAGTGTTAAAGAACAAATCCCTCTATGAGAAGTTAAATGAGACTATTTTATGTCTGATTACGACCTGTGGAAATTTAGCTCCAGTTCGAGAATAAATTTCAGATCTAAAAATAACCATTCAAAGAAAGTCaacatagtaataataataataattacggtAATAAGGAAAATTTGATTTCCATTGTATTTATGTGAAGAAATGAGTCTCGACCTACCCCtaaatacatactttatttattgttagttcTTTATTAGTTGATTAGTTTTCTCTTCACTTGCATAGCTGCATGCGTGCGTGCTGGTTgctagtataattaattaattaaataaatattcgcaGAGGACAGTGACAGCGAAAGTGACAAGTTCCTCCCGATGACGTCACAAGGTAACGACATGGCGAAGAGCTTCACATCCTCAGTCAGCTCCATGAGCACAAGCATGACGTCAAGCGTCAATATACCAACATTCCAACCCCGTATCAAAAGGAATAAAAAAGGTTCTaacacttaattatttatttatttgttatggcATAATATATAGAACATTTGTACCACATAAGAAGTAACAGATAGACTATGACTCATGCTTACATTATAACACTTATaggtattaaaaaagtaatcaatattaatattataaatgcgaaggtAAGGCTGTCTCTCCGTCTGTCATAGCCAATCCTCTAAACCgatttttgtgtaatttcatATAAGCAGACCTGTCTCCGAAACACGACATAGGCTGCTTTTTATACTTTACACCTGAAGACCGACCAAcagatgaataatttataattttattttttattttatggtatggtTGGCGGTCAAGCTTatttggccacctgatggtaagtggacaccatcacccataaacaatgaagctgtaagaaatatcaactattccctacatcgtcaatgtgccaccaaccttgggagctaagctGTTATGTCAATTGTGCTTGTagctacactgactcactcacccttcaaatcagaacacaacagtactgagtactgttatttggcgatagaataactgatgagtgggtggtacctacccaggcgggcttgcacaaagccctaccaccaagtaaaagataTAAGTCTCAAACTTAGAATCTCAAGGTTATAAATTGTCGATTTAAATATCCCTGATACGTtttctgttaataaaaattatatggtGGTAGTTACTGTGAACATAAgttgtgttatttaattttaatgaatgctTACAGTTCCGCACATTGATGGTGACCCCACAGCTGAAGTTTCACACATAAGTCTAAGAATCGCATCATTCTCTTGCGTTCTTCTTCataaggtaaataaaaatttaaaactatttccatATCCATAaacattaaagtaatataattatatgccaataatttaaacttttcaGGATATATTGATTCCAACGCCGATGGGAACACACAACATTTCTTCAGCATCTGTGGTAAAACTGCATCAGATATCAACTGAATTCTTTAACTGCGTTGAAACCTTTGGCAGACTCAATGAAAGGAGAGACTTGGATACAATAAATGAAGCATTAGACAGAGCGACGGACCGAGATCACTTAAggtaaatgaaatttaaattaattagtgtgtaaacatatttaaaacatcgtgaggaaacctccatgtgacaaatttcatagaaattctgccacatgtgtattccaccaacccgcattggaacagcataatggaatatattccaaaccttctcctcaaagggagaggaggcctttagcccagcagagagaatttacaggctgttgttgttaaacatatttaaagatACAGGACATAAACACTCTAAATAGAGAAGGATATGAGGTCTGGGATTGTATATTATCTATGGTAATGATTGTTTTTATCTGTTATGTATTAAAGGTCtaaattcgttatttttttttaattgtaattgtagtgtattaattattacgattataagattaatagtatttattttttacagattatTAACCTCAGAAATAAGTCTAGATGGCAGTGAGAAGGTGACGTCACATGGTAGTCAAACAATGTGCGAGGCAGCCATTAAGAGTATGCTTGTTAGAGAGTGTCTCTACTATCAAGACGAAGAGCCTGAAGATGCTAAACCACAGAAGTTCGATTTAATATGGTTTGATCACAAAGGTATACTCCCAATTACATTACTGTTAGTTATATAagctaaaatgtttatttaaagatgGACGAGAGTTTAGGACATTTgcaataagttattttttttttttccacgTAGAGGAAATCTTGACCGAAATATGATTGTCAGTACTTTacgttatttttgttaaaactttaGTTTAACTAATTACATTAATAGGTCCATGTTGTCCATTCATTTATGATTATGTCCcaaaaatatgcaatattttactattttcataatatgtttTCAGATGAGGACGAAAATTCAGTTTTATCGTCGAAATCAGACATAAGAATAAACTTCAAACAGACTTCGAAATACATGAGAATATCCGGTGAAAAGAAATTGGTTCACCCTACGACCGACATCTTGTAAGTCTTATAAACTTTATGGGTTTATTTATGGCGTGTATTCAAACTATAATCATGTTTTTTGTCGTCAGGATAAAATGCACTCCGTTTTATATTGACGTAGATCTGACTTTAATCGAGCGCATGTCAGCTACGTTCTTCGGTGGTACCACAGCGACGACCCCGCCGTCGACACCGTCGCAGCCGAATCAGACGAACATATCTCTTCAATGCCCCAATCTTAATGTCATACTCAGGTAAAAATATCATGTATTTAAAACTGGGTATTTATTGCCTTTCCAATCTAGGAAGGAGTTGTCGAAAAAACACGTTAGGTTAGTTCGCGTACTATGGATTCTCCTATGCATAGTACACTACCaatagttcttgattaatatatctttgtttgtaataaaatatttattattatacatttaattacttatataatatatatattttttaagatttttgtaacccatataaaacaataatatcgcATCAATTCAATgccaatcaatcaatcaatcaatcagcccatttccgtccactgctagacataggcctctccaattgcacgccactgagatcgttcttgggctactcacatccagctcctgccagccgtcttgcgtaagtcctCCACCGTGctcgaggacgtcctacactacgttttcCGAAACGCCGTCTCCACtgtagaacacgttttccctaacggttatcggttctgcgacaaatatgtccaacccactgccacttcagcttactaatccggtgggctatgtcgatgactttggttctctggcagATCGCcttatttctgatgcgatcccgcagagaaacgccgagcatagccctttccatagcacgctgagcgacttttaactcgtggaccagccttgtcgagagtgtccacgtttcggctccgtatatcatgacgggtaggacgcactggttgaataCTTTCGTCTtgaggcactgtgggatcgacgatgtaaagattcgacgtaacttcccaaacgctatTTTACAATTCAACCTAgttgaattcttctattcaccccgtcctcaaggttgtttctacctaatcggaaagtctgcccaaggtagacagacatatttttgaacaacttcgaggacggtaccgtgtatcgcaatcggttccggtagaacatagTCCACGAATctaagacacaggggccgattatactcttgggacttctgtataatcagccgcactgtgtggatgtggttAATGCCAAAGaggtttgtttttgtttagtaataatatataataatcgcCTATTAGAAGAggttatatatcaaaatcagagtatattttaaattgtttttcacACCTATATTaactgaagctaccaccggttcgaaatgtagattcatCCGGAAATTAGGAACGAAAGAAGTCCGCAACtcaatattctatataaatatagtgcTAAGGGTAGGTAGGTAAGTGATTCCGGTCGCGTCGGGTTTGCCGTGCGTAGTTAGCGAGTGACGGCTGATGATGCAGGTTCCCGGTGGCGGACCTGCGTGCGGGCGCGCGCGGGGCGGGGCGGCGCGTGCGCGCGGACTTCCTGCTGCTGCGCTGCGCCACGGCCGCGCTGCGCTCGCAGCTGCCCTCCGCGCTCACGCTGCGCGCCACCACGCTCGACCTCTACTACCACGTGAGAcgtatactaatatatataggaACTATTTCATGTTAGATCCAGTACAATATCGTTCTCAGTGTATACTACATATATCTAGGAACTATTTTATGTTAGATGCAGTAAAATATCGTTCTCAGTGTATACTAACATATTCGTCAGACGAAATAGGTAATATATGGACGGTTCAAGTTAAACTAATtcgtgttttaaatatacatatcattGCTTTAAAATTCCTAATGTAAatctagtaatatttataaaatattgtaagctATCCATTGTTATCATAGTATTTATTActaagtgtattttttacataacaattacCAAAAAATCCTCATACCAAATCTAGAGcagttgatttataattaagtctCTACTGTAGTACTCTAATGTATTCTTAATCTAGAATAATATGTAACTCGTTATTATTTACTCTTTATAAAGGAAAATGAACATTTGCCCGCTACGCACATAGCGCAGTCTGCTATGGACGACACTTCCTTGGAAGGGAATATTCTCAGGGACAACGCATCCAACCCCTTACCTATGTAAgcagattatatattatttttcttaatctaAAAAAAGTTCTTTAATTTGATTCACATGCAGATTTAATGACGATGATTTCCTACAACGGTGAACGTGAGATGATTTGTAAACGCGAATTAAGGACAGGAAATGTCAAAGAAAATAAAGCTAAAAGTGTTGACAGTTGGAAAAAttgttgtaaaaaaacaaactagtacataaaacattacatttgtaatatttgacAGGATATCGGTTACATTTAAACCGCGGGAACCAAACAAAAGTCCCTTCGACTACTTACACGATGAGATGGGCTTCGAACCCAAAGCAGCGAACCCCATGACAACCTCCATGTACATAATGAACAACCTCCGAAGCACGCTGCCGAGTCCCTTCAGCGGGAAGAAGATGGCGCATCAAAGTATCAGCAAACATGAAAATAATCAACCAGGTACATAGTCTAGATATATTATGGTCTAAGGATTAGCCttacaaaatatcaataaatatataaaatataataataacgtaaATAGTCAAGTAAAATTATGCTTAAAGATTTCAGACAAAGTGTTCCACAAGGATCACTTTTGGACTCTTTCTAtttcttgtatatataaatgatcattTGTGTCTATGATAAAgatatttgtgattttattgtttaattcatTCTtgccattaaatatataataaaacattatagcGTTAAGTATAAAATCAATACCAAGAGTCCAAATTATAACTAGTTTAATTGAGAGTATTTTTACGCATACATaacctgttttttttattcatttgtgTTACATGTTAATTCTCGTGTCAAAGGTCGTTTAATTGAGAGTATTTTAAGCATacttaaccttttttattttattcatttgtataaCATGTTAATTCTCGTGTCAAAGGTCAGGAAGAAGAAATTATAGTTCCCGGTACTGACGAAGAGATGACAGAGTTCACGAACAGTTCCGTGGAGCACTCCGCTATACACCTCGACTTCAATTTACCCATTCTAAGTCTTCAGCTTGAGTGAGTCAGTTTTAAAAGAACATAATGCatgtaagagctgagatggcccagtggttagaacgcgtgcatcttaaccgatgatttcgggttgaaacccaggcaagcaccactatatatatgtgcttaatttgtgtttataattcatctcgtgctcggcggtgaaggaaaacatcgtgaggaaacctgcatgtgtctaatttcacggaaattctgccacatgtgcattccaccaacacacattggaacagcgttggggaatatgttccaaaccctctccttaatggaagaggaggccttatctcagcagtgggaaatgtacaggctgttactttactttactttaatgcatgttttatttaattatatgtaacgaCAATATGCTTTACAATCGTACTTTTGTTACTTAGTAAAGTTTTGGTGCTGTACATCTTATGGACGttgaatattgaatattctTTACCTAAACTGTTAAACTAAAGACCAAAGTCCTAATGTCATtcagtttcaaatatttaaacaattacacCGTTTTCATTTGATGTCTCATTAAAAAGAattgtcttatttattttatttaatcaaaaacatatCTCAAAGTAAAAACAATGCGAGTTTATTTCCACAAaggaattttttttgttttggcttTACGAATTTTATACAAGCTTACGCAAACGTTAATTAGACTTAAACTATTGACGGTAAAATTGGAAAACTTGTTACAAAAAACAAACTATTACATTTGTGGTATTTGACAGGATTTCGGTTATATTTAAACTTCTGGAACAAACAAAAGCCCTTTCTTTTGACcccctcataactcaaaaactatttgacaTACAATATCAAACAAACATTAGctaatttataatcataaaattaaacaaaaacgtGATGTTTTTAGATCGAAACAGTTGTATGAGATAATTTACAACCGTATCAACTCGGACCTGCTTCTGTGGGAGCCGCAGGCCGTGGACCAGTTCGACATCAGCCCGCACATGTGCGCGCCCATCTACCCCGCCTTTGGTCTCTGCAAAGGGATGGGATATGGTGAGTATTTccacctatattaatattattaatgtgaaagtaactctatccgtctgtctgtctgtcgactCTTTCACGACCAGACCAAtaaaccgaaattgatgaaatttggggtgaagcaaacttcaacttcaagaaaggacatagaccgggagatgataatgacaaaatatttggtcatttgtaccagtatggcggttctaaaggggtctaattacgtaaatgcataaaggaaaatgatggttaTGGCGCTCGCACCGGCTGCCCAATCGCGTGGACtttaatcgaacgcgtcggaaTTAATAGTAGTATAGTAATCGGACGTAACAAATGacgaaatattttgtcattatcatctcccggtctatacgTTTTGcctttgcctaacacgtgacaaccaacaactAAAATGCGAGCAAAGTCACGGGCAACAACtagacatcaaataaaattctctaataataaataatatttatgtttggcggtaaaatatctgacgaTTGGTACATACCCAAAGTGGTTTGTACAAAATAATCCTTACTAAAGTTCCAAAGTAAGAAGAAATGAAATTAGTAATTTCTTCTTACCTATAAGTTATCCAAATGAGGTTGTACAAGCAAGCGCGTACAATTAAGTACTAAGTGCATTTTCTTTGTCACCTTTGTTGTAATTACTTCTCTTTTAtaatttacgtttatattttataaatcagttCGCTATCGGTCATTAAGAGTACCGCGCGTAACTCACCATTTCGCATTCCGCCGTTTAATTCATTACAGACTaagttcttttataaatatacatcttACAGTTTtagacaataattatatttctaagcatttttttttttaagaagctATATAATATTTCTCTAGATTCAGACTCGGAAAGTTCGTCGTCCGAAGAAGAAAATCTCTACTACTCAACTTATGATAACAAATTACGAAAAGGCATTGGAAATACGAAACCTTTACCCGAAAATAAAGAGAGTGAGACGCATAACTTTTGTCTCACTCTTAAAGTCGGTAAAGGATTGATGACGATTTATGCTCCTGTTAGGGTAAGTCCattctataatatttgtaaatctttttaaatattattttttttaatcctggCTTACTATTAAATGTGGTTCATAGCAAGAgatcaaagaaaaaataaaattgcgagattatttaattttttttttatggtataggttggcggacgagcatatgggccacctgatggtaagtggtcaccatcacccatagacaatgacgctgtaagaaatattaattattccttacatcgtcaatgtgccaccaaccatgggaactaagattttatttcccttgtgcctgtagttacactggctcactcacccttcaaaccggaacacaacaatactgagtactgttatttggcggtagaataactggtgagtgggtggtacctacccagacgtgctttgtgcaagccaggtacaaagccctactacccgaattccaaaaaaaaaaccactatTCTATtgttatattctttatatatcttgttttatttattatataaacacgcATCAAAAATCATAGCTCTGTATGTTTGGAACATTTTACGCTGAAATTGACTACtctttctcatatttattttgtcaaaatttcGGATAATTTTGTTTCTAGCATTTCTCTCAGCAAGACGCTCTTAGATCAGCTTAAGTTACTCGTAAAAGATGAATCATTGTCTTCATTTCGTAATCTGTTTTTATCCCAGGATAGCAACAAGCGTGTGGTGCCCGGACAAATGGGTGAGCTCGTGCTGGAAGCGTACAAGCTGTCGATGTGTCAAGTGAGCGGCCTCAACGGACGGTCGAAGACGGCGCAGATGTGCCTAAGAGCTGGGAAAGCAACGCTTTATCATGAACGTTAGTATATAATCATTGATATTACGTCTCATAAACGAGGGTATAATTCGATATGAAATAGGcaatttgactggtttttaaaatccattttatattatttagtagaggttaaggaactcagtaaaagttgtgttttttgtttctagtacatatttgccgaataatatcgtattaaaaattccatatttaaataacgcgcgaaaacgctacttggataatatggcgctgcaatggggtcggtgacgtcactttactgtattttaatctgttgtacatatagtagaaaagcaaagtttacaagaaagtaacttcatcataagcccggccaatcaggagcgttttgtgtcacgtgacaaacgtttgaaaaaatggatttttatttattgatttttgaataaattagtattattttcaagtttcgttagtaaataaccatttttaaactcataatatacactgattacaataattcacaatttatttttcgcattctcaaatagcctattatcacaaatacttttttttttaatcttattttatttatggacttTTGTCCAACACTGCTACGTCAGTCCCATTGTACCCTTTTCCTCtggttttacattatttaatatcaattgcTATTAAGTAGAACTCAAGGAGCATCCTAGCAGATTCTGACGAAGGATCTGCTAGAATACTCTGAAAAAATCCAAGATTGAATAAACATAcattcaaattacataaaaataactttctCTCATTCTGAGTCTTGCCACATTCCATCAACAAATGATATAGGTCTTCATAACTTCCACACTTATCGCATTTAGGAGAATCAGTTTTCTTCATAAGGAACCTAAAACTttttatacctgttgacttccaagcaggatacattaattgaaataattatatttaattaacatgacgttgtattttttaaatg from Vanessa cardui chromosome 20, ilVanCard2.1, whole genome shotgun sequence encodes:
- the LOC124538661 gene encoding autophagy-related protein 2 homolog A, with the protein product MLWYLPWSESIKKRACRYLLQRYLGNFLEEKLTLAQLSVDLYNGTGTVSDVSLDCEALNELGDSQNWPIEIVDGHMKEITVTVPWSTILKDDSIVEINGLSLTVQPKVRAEPVSSMLESMWSSMSSSMQLAAECLQEDAGPQESNPVEGIEMFAHAIDSILSRVKVKFVNTKIRIEHVPKNGDKGIALEIHIKNIDYFDEAGAEPLPEETDPEKTKTYIVATYTNKKIKFNGVTFYIDEFPSKLRTMAPSLIMEKSASTQADKSEGTSAESPDSNYQSTMSDVFYETRSVISTIDSDPIKEIIEERQTDTTREATPEEKVSQPDPVLFAKLTGQQELSLKLKHSEEVDGPKVEVRILLGSFLLFITPRQLHTLIELVDALNQPHLEDTSNIPIRPSVNMQCKQMKQTDFQVIEAQLLGNLEKQHSKPQGMYGWSGPSFEDSDSESDKFLPMTSQGNDMAKSFTSSVSSMSTSMTSSVNIPTFQPRIKRNKKVPHIDGDPTAEVSHISLRIASFSCVLLHKDILIPTPMGTHNISSASVVKLHQISTEFFNCVETFGRLNERRDLDTINEALDRATDRDHLRLLTSEISLDGSEKVTSHGSQTMCEAAIKSMLVRECLYYQDEEPEDAKPQKFDLIWFDHKDEDENSVLSSKSDIRINFKQTSKYMRISGEKKLVHPTTDILIKCTPFYIDVDLTLIERMSATFFGGTTATTPPSTPSQPNQTNISLQCPNLNVILRFPVADLRAGARGAGRRVRADFLLLRCATAALRSQLPSALTLRATTLDLYYHENEHLPATHIAQSAMDDTSLEGNILRDNASNPLPMISVTFKPREPNKSPFDYLHDEMGFEPKAANPMTTSMYIMNNLRSTLPSPFSGKKMAHQSISKHENNQPGQEEEIIVPGTDEEMTEFTNSSVEHSAIHLDFNLPILSLQLESKQLYEIIYNRINSDLLLWEPQAVDQFDISPHMCAPIYPAFGLCKGMGYDSDSESSSSEEENLYYSTYDNKLRKGIGNTKPLPENKESETHNFCLTLKVGKGLMTIYAPVRDSNKRVVPGQMGELVLEAYKLSMCQVSGLNGRSKTAQMCLRAGKATLYHEPLLTIPSEKPNLRLYGTTLPSHLKSTIYPSSKSVAIKEQLENKDMFTLALKTDPNSETPNLKTICIALGIEQATLRHRGDKGVAWLSQLMDVLDVLDYPVPGYTPSTVLSELHVHVWDCAVDYRPLYLPIRTVLTLGNFSVSSNLIPETNTSYLRFLAQECTLFLSTLTGAKANAPVPQDDDKAPDVDKDYICVIDVGLFELSLRMEDKNNGSNDQPQVDLTASNNMVNMYTCWDSASALCRLVTYIASDGDSQPPFDRSRHTSICSDQPLEPLVGLEDRPIEDIRELSPSEIQQVNDLMAEAMKESPNNTMEEDDFNSSMEKEGVEVFFFPDESNMKQKPPDNFEAEVETKSLEYEDYPPIEEAQEAKPTNTQVARDLGDPTSTPKTTPRKSKRKKVKSTGEGSNTDDEYCIVEEQPYGQDNEMDEPVVNWINGPVYMVDNHFTVPAARSDVLKAPKSFPLPVLRYTLCELSLTWNMYGGSDFKSANDTTPTKKTVTIDDTRKQGSPTISKRSKEFEPYEARRAVAAYRHGGVSWAAGAERVRASPAPRRDVRMRGGRLRDHATCVKLCLTKLKFQHEVYPPGGTQASRQTLAITKIEVLDRLVCSDINKLLSQYKLKDEPERKNAHMLIVKSVHLRADAAVPAQECCLKVSLLPLRFNLDQDTLAFLVGFFSKLGTDEINEEDTKSVGGLSTESSGSRQTTPTHRPPVMSIGSHLRDPPPTPTSLGDADCLSLNDTVIRDDEPLMETYEAERLVSENLIQLEEDFQRLGISQEKPTTKVPDSEPVDDSPIYFRRVVFSPEVPIRLDYVGKRVDLSAGPVAGLLMGLGHLNCSELTLKRLDYKLGLLGLEKLVQWALHEWLSDIKRHQLPGLLSGIGPMHSLLQIITGIRDLVWLPVEQWRRDGRLVHGLRRGAASFTARTAVAALDITARLLHLIQATAETACDMLTPSPALALGDALERRARRRRRDPARQPADIREGVASAYNTVKEGFADTAATMAVAARRGHGAGVLRHLPGAAMTPLALAAAGAADVLGGVRAHLAPHLRRDHADKWRRPGADSTD